A stretch of the Coprobacillus cateniformis genome encodes the following:
- a CDS encoding ferredoxin, which produces MYKVNESCIGCGACTAVCPEVFDLNDDGLAENIIGEVPAELEDSAKEAMESCPVAAIVNE; this is translated from the coding sequence ATGTATAAAGTAAATGAAAGTTGTATTGGATGCGGAGCTTGTACTGCAGTATGTCCAGAAGTTTTTGATTTAAATGATGATGGATTGGCTGAAAACATCATTGGTGAAGTTCCTGCTGAATTAGAAGATTCTGCTAAAGAAGCAATGGAATCTTGTCCAGTAGCTGCTATAGTTAATGAATAA